The DNA region caTCCGGTGCGCGCCCTGTACCTGCAGTCCTTTCAttgctttgagaaagatgttcctGTCTGCTCTCActggttattcaaagcttctgtgatGGGGTGGAGACTTATCTCATTCCAGCCTCTTGACCCAGGCAGGGAGAGGTAAGGTTgacatttgaaataaataaaccTCTGTGATCTAATCCTCCCAGCAAAAACTCtcataactttaaaaaaacaaatctaatGTTCAAATAAAGTAAATCATTATTAATAAATCCCGATTTGCTCCTAACTTTTCCTTACTATGGTTGATTATCTCTTTGTTGCTTTTGAATTAAATCTCTTGAGAGTCTAAAATTAGTCTATCCTCTTTGGGGGACAGAAAGGAGGTATTGACTGTCCCCCCAAGGGGAAATCATGAAGCTGCTTGTAGAAATAGGGTTTGAAGccacttcattattattattattagccccTGGAGAGGCAGTAGCCTTTGGGGAGCCCCCAGGCAGTGGAATATCCAGATGCAGAATGGTGGAGAAGACTCTAGGGGTGGGGAGCCTCCCTCCTGGGGCCTTATCCACAACTTGAGGGCACCAGAAGCCCAGAGCAAGGATGCTGCCTCCTGGCACCCCATTCCTTCACTGGCCCTGCCTGTACCCCACCCCCTACACTTTCCCTCATACACTTCAAGACCAAAAGGTTGTGCTAGAGAAGGGAGGGTCGCAAGGCCTGGCATTGTCTCTATTTGGCCTCTGGTTAAACACAAGGTCTAAAGTTAGATTCTCTACAAATTATATATCTTGGGCTATTGTCAAAAGTTATCCAATTTGTAATGGACACATTAGAAGAGCCAAAGTCAAGCATGTGCAGTGTTGAGCTGCTGAGGTGTCAGGTTTTCTGGATGGCGTATCGATTCTGTATTGCACCCATTCCTTGTCCCTCTCATACTCCAACACCATACACactaaatagaaataaagaagctCCAGGAAACTGTGATTGCATTGGTCCCAATAGATTTTTCTGGAGGGTGGGGGTGAAGCAATGAGAATTTCTTGTCTTGAGAGATTGTGGGGCTAGAAGGCTGGCTTCTTTTGGGGGCTAGCAGCATCCTGGTGTTGGCTGGCTGCAGTCCTTGGGGTCCTTGGCTTGCCGCTCTGTCTTATGTCACATGATGAGACCTCCTCTTtagcttctgtgactttctgtttctcttataGGGCCTAAGTAaactggattaagacccaccctcattcagttggctgcactttaaccaaaaataacattttcaggaGGTCCTAACTGCAATAGAGTCACACCCACTGGAAAACAGCTTGAGCTTAAGAACATGTATGTGTTCGGGTACATAATGCAGTCTGCCACGATCACTAAAAGAATATAAATTGAAACACGAATAtcagggggtgcaagagtagttcagtagtagagttctcactgccatgtgggagacttgggttcgatttctggcccatgcactccacaccctgccccctccaaaaaaatcaacaaatggtgctacaggAACGAaatagtcacatgggaaaaagaatgaaatgtgacccctgccgtACAGCAATACAAACAAACGCAAATATCACATTTTTTCACCTGCTATATTATCATGGACTAAGAAGTTTAGTAATACGAAAGGTGGATGAGGCTGCAAGCAGATGGAAATAATCACAATTAGTGAATGTAACTTGGTACAATCTTTTTGAATTGCTATtgcacaatatttttaaattttaaatgtacatttttccCTAGAAATTCTGCTTTtagaatatatttacatatatagtcTCTTAAACAATTTGCTATTGGCAAAACAAACTGACCATCAAACTAAAAAGAATCTAAATGGTTATCAGCATGGGAATGGAACTGATTGGTAAATTTTGACAGATCCATGTAAGGCATACTGATAAGCCTAGCTAGCAATATCTTGTATTCACCGTAATGATCACCCAGTCATGGGGAATAGAGAATGGAGAAAGCACGAGGTTTAGTGTTTGAAGACAAGAAGAGACCATGGTGTTAGCGTCAAGAGGGTTTTGTGTTGGGCAATTACATGAGCTTCATTCACCAAATGCTTCAGTCAGGGAAGACCAGTTtcccaaaggaaagagaaatagatatTAACAGAGGAGGTGAACATGAGTATTGAATATGCAAACAGAGCAGCTGTTGATGACAGCATCAGCTGGAGGTCCCATGCAGTTTCCCGTCTTGTCTTCATAGTGATGGTAATAAGTGCTCCACATTTGTTGAGAGACAcccaatagctttttttttttaagcaattttttgagatatattcacacaccatacaatccatccgaAGTATACGATCAGTGGCTCgaatagttgtgcattcatcaccacagtcgattttagaacattctcactactctacaaaaaaaaaaagagggagagaaagcccaAAACGTGccttaccctttatccccctctataattgacccctagtattggtgtggtacatttgttactgttgatgaaagagcattaagatattactgttaactatagtccatagtttgcaataggtacattttttccccgtaaacccctctattattaattccttataatagtgtcatacatttgttttagttcatgtaagaaattttttatatctgtacagttaatcacacagtcattatctaccacaagatttactgtgttattcagtcccatgttttaacctttgGCTTTCCTTCTGTTGACATACGGGACTCTAAACTTGCCCTGTCAACCACACCCATAGATTTTTGATCTTGGTGAAGATAAAAGTTGAGGTCTTGTGATTTCCTAGGATGGGCTGAGTAGGAAAGCACTGGCAGCAGTTCACAGGGTCCCATCCtaactcttccttctttctccatttgAAGTTAAACGAACTGGTGGTGGGAGACACCAGCGGAAAGCTGTACATATATAAGAATGATGAGAGCCGGCCGTGGCTCACCTGTTCCTGCCAGGGAATGGTCAGTATTCAAGTTTTGGGTCTTGAGGGGAGAAGGATCCTTTCTTTCCAGGGACTTCCAAAGGCGAGTCCCATATAGGAGCTCACCAGCATATCCTGACTCACCAGCTACTCAGCCCAACCTCTGGCTCCAGGCTTAATTTAATTCAGGGAGAGGAGTTCCCCCAGACAGTGCCCTCCCAGCTGCTTGTCCTGGCTgggttttggggtttgtttgatttttttatatatatatattatggatcGTCTCCTTCAGTGCTTTTTGAAAACTGCCTACTGTGGTCTGATCCTACGAAGTATAGTAGAAAATAGTTTGAGTAAGTCCAGAAATACGATGGCCTGACAGTATTAGTCATGGGGTTGTTTTGTTtggtcttgtttttttaatccccAGTTGGCTGTTGTCTGAGTAAACCGAACCTGCAGCGTGAGAATTTGATTAATGCACACTATCAGCATAGGTCATGTGGGACAGATTTTCAGCAGATGGTGGTACTTAGCCTACCCTTTCCATTCTGTCTTCTCCAAGATCAGGGAATACTGACCTCTTTCCATGTGTCTCACTCagcctctccctttcttttcttgcagCTGACCTGCGTTGGGGTTGGAGATGTATGTAATAAAGGCAAGGTATGAACTCCAGGGGACCTTGGGACTTTGCTAGAACTCAAGGCCTTATTTGAATCCTGCCTTGGGGTAGAATTCTGTGACGAGTTAGAGGCCTCAGCTCTGACATTTGTGGTCTGTCAGAGTTGGACCCAAACTTTCTTCCCCACCCATGGCACCTGTACCTCTGTACCCCTCAGAACCTGGTGGTGGCAGTGAGTGCTGAAGGCTGGTTTCACTTGTTTGACCTGACCCCCGCCAAGGTCCTGGATACGTCTGGACATCATGAGACCCTCATGGGAGAGGAGCAGCGTCCAGTCTTCAAGCAGCACATCCCTGCCAACACCAAGGTCATGCTGATCAGCGACATCGGTAGGCGTGGCTCCCACGCAGGCAGCTGGGGGGCGGGTAGGGATCGTGGGCCATAGAGCAGGTGCCAGAGGCTGGGGtgcaggggagggaggagggctagcaGGATCGGCATTCACTTCTGAGTTAGTAACGTATTTAATGTGGAGTTGCTGAGCTCCTGACAAAAATCACTGCCCTGTTGGAGCTTAcaaaaaagagacaggaaatcAGTAATAAATTctggaagaaaattaaatagtATATCCAAAGGTAGTTAGTgctatgaaaagaaaagaaaatgcagaacAAGGCTAGAGAGTGCCAATGTGGAGGTTGGGGGACAGTTTTAAGTGGAGCTGAGAAGGGGGCATTTTGTCAAAGATAGAAGGAGGTAAGGGAAGAGTCGTCCAGATACAGGGCTAATGTTTTGGCCAGAAGCCATCGCAAAGGTGGTGATAGATGTATGGGATGAATCTAAGAGAAGATGTACTAGAAGTGACAGGACCTGCAGAAAAGATAGATGGGTGGGAGTTTGAAGCACCAGGAAGGGAAGAGGAGCAGGTACCAGGCTCATATCGTGGAAGGTGGGTAGCCCAGCAGATCAGCCATAAACTTCCATTGGATGGAAGGTGCTAGTCATGGCGAATTGGCAGGGGTGTCGTGGGGGTCAGTGCTTATGGCGTTCAGGCTGATGGATGTAGATTCAGCTGCAAACCAGCCTTGCTTTTTGTACACACAGATGGAGATGGGTGTTGTGAGCTGGTGGTGGGCTACACAGACCGTGTGGTGCGGGCTTTCCGCTGGGAAGATCTGGGCGATGGCGCTGAGCATCTGACGGGGAAGCTGGTATTGCTCAAGAAATGGATGCTAGAGGGTCAGGTGAGAGGCCGAGGCTTCTGGAGGGGCTCATGGGAGAGCCGccttggaggagggcacaggctGGGAAAGGGAAACTGACCTCATCAAGAGAGACCCAAGGAAGGCACTATCGAATCAGGGTCTTAGGCCAAAGAGGGCAGAACACTGCGTTGAGAATTAGAAGTGTGAAGATGTCATAGGGTATGGTTTGGACTGTGTCAGGATGTGGCCCCACTATGGGGGCCTGTGCAGTGGACAGTAAGTGGCCTCGGTGGAGAGGGTGGCACAGAGCAGCAGCCCTGTGAATCTTAGACTTTTTCTTCCGCCGGTGACCCTCAGAGCCTGAAGGTACCGCTGCAGGCAGTACCCCTGCCCTGTCTCGCTCCCCTGTTCTCTTCAGGGTCCCACGTCCTTTTCTATCTCCATTTCCTGGTGCAGGTGGACAGTCTCTCAGTGACACCTGGGCCCCTGGGTGTTCCTGAACTGATGGTGTCCCAGCCAGGCTGTGCTTATGCAATTCTGCTGTGTACCTGGATCAAGGATGCTGAGTGTGCCCCTGCCTCCGAGGACGTCAAGCAGGGCAGCCGGTAAGGGACAACAGGCCACAGGTAGGCTGGAGGCTCTGGGATGGTACACAGCAGTGAGATGGGTCTGTAGTGGACAGAGCTGCTTCATCCAGGCCCATACCCAAGCACCTGTACCTCATTAAGGAAGATTATTTGGGGCCCCGGGGGATTCTGGGCTTCAGCCTTATAGCACCTAGAAAAGTTTCTAAAGTTCTCACCTGGCCGCTCTGCCCCTCTTTGCTCCTTACCACATGGGATCAGTGATAGGCTTCCAAGCTGAATCAAATCCTGGAAGCTGTACGGGGGTCAGGGGCCGCAGAGGTCCTGGACAACCGAGCTCACCAGGTCTCTCACTTAGCCTTTGCGCCCTCCTGCCCACAGGGAGACCCCCACTGCCCCCCGAGATGTGGTGCTGCACCAGACGTCTGGACGCATCCACAACAAGAACGTCTCCACCCACCTCATAGGTAGCATCAAACAAGGTAAGGCTGGAGGTTGACGAGGAATGGAAGTCAGTTCTGGGGAGGGGAGACACAGGGCCTTGCCCTCCTTCTGGACTTGTCCTTCTGCCAACTAACCGTTTTCTCCTTCTGATCCTTCTGTCCCACCCACAGGCCACGGCCCTGAGAGTGGTGGCTCTGGCCTCTTTGCTCTCTGTACCCTGGATGGTGAGTTCCAGACTAGCCCGAGGGTTAggctgggatggggtgggagctTCTATACCCATGGGGTCTGCTCAGGGCTCTGCCCCCGCCACGCCCAGCCTGCTTCTCCCCTCTGCAGGCACGCTGAAGCTTATGGAGGAAGCCGACAAGCTTCTGTGGTCAGTGCAGGTGGATCACCAGCTCTTCGCCCTAGAGAAGTTAGATGTGACGGTGAGCAGGGGGCCTGGGGGAAGTGCTTTCTTGCCTTTCCACATGGACAGTTTTGATTTATGGCAGCCATTGTCACATTGCCGTTAATCCTCAACCTTTTTCTTAAGTCACTTTGAACAGGTCAAAATCAACATGAAGTATTTGTTTCCCCTTACTCCACATTTCTTAACACTATTCTCTATGATACTGCTGGAAAAAATATGATTTCGATATTTTTCAGCAGGAGTAATAGCCCCAAAGACAGAGAAGTTACTATAAGGGTCAAGAAACGAGTGATTAGTTCCAATTCCAGATGTACATCTTTTCTGTATATGAGTCTCTTTTTGGTAGGGCTGTGCCCTGTGAATTGGCAGATGGGTGTAGGAGAAAGGCGTGAGCTTTGAAGCCAGGTGGAGCCGGACCTGATGTTGTCTACTTCCTAGCCCAGTGACCGTGGTTTCTAGAAGTTCCCTTGGTGTGAAGTCCCTTCATCATTAGACTGTTGGGAGCATTATGGCAGATGGCTTATTTGGTGGCCCCATTTGGGGTCCAGCCCCTGGGATAAGTTAAATAGAGGGTTGTCTTCCTTTCCAGCTCGCTGTTTGCATCTCACAGTCAAGTCCATGGCCCTGTATGTTTCCTCTGACCTCCAAATAGGTCCCTTTCTAAAACAGCTCTCGTCATAGCTACTTCCTTGTCCCTGGCTTTTTTCAGGGCAATGGATGTGAGGAGGTGGTGGCATGTGCCTGGGATGGACAGACGTATATTATTGATCATAACCGCACCGTTGTCCGCTTCCAGGTGGATGAAAACATCCGCGCCTTCTGTGCAGGTGGGACCCTCTGCCCCAGACCTCTCCCTAACCACACTTGTTGGCCTCTCATTTCCACCCTCAAAACTATCCCTAATTTAAATTTTCACAGCTAAATTAGTTCTTTAGTTCTTTCATTAGAGGGCGAAGGGTAAGTACAAAATTGCCATCTTTacagttttaaataaatataagacaGTGAGATCTCCATCTCTGAGTATTTCAACACATGAATTGGGTTCTCATCAAGGTCTGTAATGTGTGACAGTCTCAGAAAGTTGAGCGTGCCAGAACTCTATAAAGAAAATTCTCCTACAGCATTCTCACTAGTTCAAAATCAAGGACCCTGGGAAAACAGCATTCAGTTTTGGGGGTGACCAGCAGACATCTTTGGTTAGTAAAATAACGCCCAGAACAGTTCTCTGTGGTACGTACTCCAGTGACCTGAAAGGTTGATATGCCTTTGAAGAAGGGGTTGGCACCAATAAGAAGCCAGTCGTGCAAGGACTGTTCTTATATTGCCTTAATTTCTGGTCacattttgctcatctgtccctTGGGCTAGCAGAACTGCCCTCCATTTATCCCAGGGATATCTCTAAGATGGGAAAAACCAGCAGCTGTCGCCCCTGTGGATACTGGTCTGCCTGGTTTTTGTTGCTGTAGTTTTCCACATCTGGATAACTGGATAGATACCAGGCTGTTTTACCTGTTGAGTTCCCAacagagaagaaattgaaaggggaccttttgtttttggcttgaCCTCTGTGTGAGGGTAGGAACTACTGACGCCAGTGCCCACATCTTGCTTTCTACTCTTCCACGCTGGGCCTGAGACGCCCTGATCTTTGTCTCCCTTCCCACATCGCCCAGGCTTGTACGCCTGCAAAGAGGGCCGCAACAGCCCCTGCCTCGTGTACGTCACTTTCAACCAGAAGATCTACGTGTACTGGGAGGTGCAGCTGGAGCGGATGGAGTCAACCAACCTGCTGAAACTGCTGGAGGCTGAGCCAGAATACCAGAGCCTGCTGCTCGAGCTGGGTGTGGGTAAGTCCCAGGAGAGCCAAGGGATCCCAGGGACCGAGACCGCCACGGCCTCTCACCAGCCCCCTTCGCACCTCCAGATCCTGATGACCTCCCTGCGGTCCGTGCCCTGCTTCACCAAACCTTCTACCACCCTGACCGGCCCCCGCTGTGTGCTCCCTCCAGCCTGCAGGACCCCACCTAGTTGGACTCCCCTGCCGAGCTGATGAGGGATCTTCGTGAAGTCCCTCTCCCCGAGGTATCCATGGAATTGGCAGGACAGGGCCCGGGCATGACAGGGCACCAGTCTTTGACTCTGGGCCTGGAAGAATGGTGGCCTCCCTAGAGTGACGGGGAACTGTTTAGACCTCATGGCCTTTCGGTGGAAGACAGACGAGTTCACCCTCATCCATCTCCCTGTGCACGGCACGATCACAGTGGAGTTGTAGGATCCTGGCCTTGTTCCAAACCATCTGTGCCTGCCCCACCCTTGCCCCCATCCCCCCAGGACCCCCAACTCttgtgtggagaacagagacttgTTTGTGAGGAGGGTGTACAAATACTTTGCATGGCCCCAACACACATCAGGAAAGCAGGCTTCAGGGCTGAGGGAGCAGAGGGGGTGAGGGCTGTACCCCCTGCCAAGCTCCGCCTTCCCAGACTCAGCTCCAGGGCACTGATGCTGTAACAGTATATGAATGGCAGACAGTGGACAGTGTCTTTGGCcacttttgctttgctttgttcaGCTTTTGAGGGTCTTTCAGGACGTTTTACAGTC from Tamandua tetradactyla isolate mTamTet1 chromosome 7, mTamTet1.pri, whole genome shotgun sequence includes:
- the ITFG2 gene encoding KICSTOR complex protein ITFG2 isoform X2, with protein sequence MRSVSYVQRVALEFSGSLFPHAICLGDVDNDTLNELVVGDTSGKLYIYKNDESRPWLTCSCQGMLTCVGVGDVCNKGKNLVVAVSAEGWFHLFDLTPAKVLDTSGHHETLMGEEQRPVFKQHIPANTKVMLISDIDGDGCCELVVGYTDRVVRAFRWEDLGDGAEHLTGKLVLLKKWMLEGQVDSLSVTPGPLGVPELMVSQPGCAYAILLCTWIKDAECAPASEDVKQGSRETPTAPRDVVLHQTSGRIHNKNVSTHLIGSIKQGHGPESGGSGLFALCTLDGTLKLMEEADKLLWSVQVDHQLFALEKLDVTGNGCEEVVACAWDGQTYIIDHNRTVVRFQVDENIRAFCAGLYACKEGRNSPCLVYVTFNQKIYVYWEVQLERMESTNLLKLLEAEPEYQSLLLELGVGAFGSRCAAAGSITKQ
- the ITFG2 gene encoding KICSTOR complex protein ITFG2 isoform X1 codes for the protein MRSVSYVQRVALEFSGSLFPHAICLGDVDNDTLNELVVGDTSGKLYIYKNDESRPWLTCSCQGMLTCVGVGDVCNKGKNLVVAVSAEGWFHLFDLTPAKVLDTSGHHETLMGEEQRPVFKQHIPANTKVMLISDIDGDGCCELVVGYTDRVVRAFRWEDLGDGAEHLTGKLVLLKKWMLEGQVDSLSVTPGPLGVPELMVSQPGCAYAILLCTWIKDAECAPASEDVKQGSRETPTAPRDVVLHQTSGRIHNKNVSTHLIGSIKQGHGPESGGSGLFALCTLDGTLKLMEEADKLLWSVQVDHQLFALEKLDVTGNGCEEVVACAWDGQTYIIDHNRTVVRFQVDENIRAFCAGLYACKEGRNSPCLVYVTFNQKIYVYWEVQLERMESTNLLKLLEAEPEYQSLLLELGVDPDDLPAVRALLHQTFYHPDRPPLCAPSSLQDPT
- the ITFG2 gene encoding KICSTOR complex protein ITFG2 isoform X3 codes for the protein MRSVSYVQRVALEFSGSLFPHAICLGDVDNDTLTCVGVGDVCNKGKNLVVAVSAEGWFHLFDLTPAKVLDTSGHHETLMGEEQRPVFKQHIPANTKVMLISDIDGDGCCELVVGYTDRVVRAFRWEDLGDGAEHLTGKLVLLKKWMLEGQVDSLSVTPGPLGVPELMVSQPGCAYAILLCTWIKDAECAPASEDVKQGSRETPTAPRDVVLHQTSGRIHNKNVSTHLIGSIKQGHGPESGGSGLFALCTLDGTLKLMEEADKLLWSVQVDHQLFALEKLDVTGNGCEEVVACAWDGQTYIIDHNRTVVRFQVDENIRAFCAGLYACKEGRNSPCLVYVTFNQKIYVYWEVQLERMESTNLLKLLEAEPEYQSLLLELGVDPDDLPAVRALLHQTFYHPDRPPLCAPSSLQDPT